The genomic region AGATACCAGCTGCAAACTGACCCAGGATCGGGATCCATCCGATCACCGGATACGAAAGCGTGCTTCGCATAACGATCGCCATGATCTCTGAAAACCGAACCTCCGGCTCACAGACCCGTGCAACGATCCCGGTGATCAGTGCCTGGATCATCACGCAGATGATCCAGATCACATACAACACCAGGACGAACAGGACCAGAAGCATCAGATCGGTCTGTAGAGCAGAAAAGATCGGGAAATCCGTGATGGAGATCCGCAAAACGACCGGGAGCACATACGCGATCATCAGGACCGAAAGAACCGCCCACAACGCTCCCGACAACAAAAACATTCCCAGAGCGTCCCGGGGTGTCTCGCGCAGATAATAGGAAAACGCATCCGAAGGCCGGGTGATAAATCCGATCGCTCCGCCGTTATACGGCACTTTCTCACGCTTCTCTCCTCTCTCCGGTCTATCACGTTTCGCAGGTCTCTCAGCCTTCGCCCGTTTCTCCCGGCGTGCAGGAGCACGGGAAGACTCGACCGGCGGATGCAAAAGCGTCCCGCACAGGGCACAGACCTCATCATCCACATGGTTTCGTGCCCCGCACGCAGGACAGTATGTATCCTGCGAATTTCTTTGAGTCGGCTGGGCGACCGTGGTCACCGTGTACTGATGTTGCTCCGGCGCATACATCGAATGGTCTTCCTCGGGAATGATCTCGGAAAGCTTCTGGATCCACTGTTCGCGGTCAGGCATACCGGAGAACAGCAGATGCATCTCCTTCTCTCCCTCTCTTCCCGCGATCTGCAGGGCAATGCCCGGCTCGCCGACCTCACCCGCGAGACGGATGGCCCGGACAAGCGTGTTCAGTGAAAACTCACCTAAAATTGCCGCCTTGCCCTCAATAACCATCCGGGTGTTCGTCAGATGCAGCGTAATAAAATTCCGCTTGATCCGAACGCCGCCTGTTGATAGGATCACCCGCTCACCGGCATCGGGAGCGAACAACCCGGTACAGGTCACGACCGTCGGCTCAGACGCAGCTGAGATCAGTGTCTGTCGTACCGGCAGTTTCGCTTTTATTTCCTGCATCCAGGCACTTCGGGCGGACTCTGTCGGGAATGACAGGACCATCTGCTTTGCGCCTGTCTGCGATCCAACGGAAAGCGCGATCGCCGGTTCCCCTTCCTCAGTCTCGAACGCCGCCGCATCCATCAGCTCAGCGATCGCAAACTCCCTGCCGATCTTTCCGGTCGTATTCTGAAGGATCAGCCGGATGTTTGTCAGATATATGGTATAAAATGTCCGTTTGACTCGGACGCCCGCCGTTTCGATAACGACTGACTCACCGGAAACAAAATCCGGACGGATACTGTTTGCCGGGATATCGGGTGCAGGAATGGAGGTTTTGATCTTCAGCTCAGGCGCAGGGATCCGAGGGGGGACTGCGGTCCGGGGCTTTGCGACCTCGCCTCCTCCTTCGGCAAACGGTTTTACCCCGCTGACCTTCGTGATCTGATCTGTCCATGCCTCCTGCTCACCGATCTTGAATGCATTCCCTACCGGGAACCCCCAAATCATTTCCTTTTGCCCGTCCGGTGTCGAGACGATAAGTTTCAGACCCGGCTCGCCTGTTTCTAGTTTACAGGGGGAGGCTGAGAGGATACTGCTGACCTTGAATTCCCTAGGTGACGGACCCCCTTCAACAATGAGCCGTTCACTTGTCAGGGTGGCAAAAAACTGTCGGCTCTTTACGAGTATTGGTGATGCGTAATGCCGAACTTCATTTGCGTGCATCTCAACGGGAGACATATATGATTAGGTTAACTATTTCTCATCCGAACTATTTATACATGTCAACGCGTTATGCGATGTTTTAATACGTTTGCGGGTGTATTTTCATAATATGACTGACAATTCCTGTCCTATGTGCGGAAGTACCTTCGGGTCGCTTCTGGCAAAAGGCATATTGATGATCATTCTCGGTATCCTGATGATGGTCTTTACCCTGGCCTCACTGTTCGCCAGTGAGATCCTGCTTGCAATCCTGCTGATCTTTGTGGGTATCACTCTTCTGACCGCAGGAACAACCTTCTTTGGCCAGCCAAAACGCACCTGGTGGGTCGTCGTTCTCGGTATCCTTGTGATCATTTTTGGTATCCTAACCCTGATTTTCCCGGTGATCATGCTCGTTTACGCGATGTATGTTCTTGCGGCAGCAGCATTGATCGGCGGATTGACCGACCTTGCCCTTGCCCTGATGGGAAAATCCGCTCAGGTCAACCGTGGTCTTCTCGCTGTTTCCGGTATCCTCGGCATCATTCTTGGTATCCTGTTCCTGATCAACCCGGTCATTTCGGCATTCACCATCATCGAGATCGCGGGTATCTTCTTCTTTGCTTTCGGTATCGTCGCGATCATCGAAGCATTCATGGCAAAATCCGCTGCTGTATAACCGCTGGGGCGGCCTTAGCCGAGCAAGTTTTCGAAGGAAACTTGCGAGCAAGCGAGGCTTTCCCGCCTTTTTTTCTCATCAAAATAGACCCTCGCAAATCATAGATTTGGTCGCAAGGAAAATCCTTGCTCGCAAGTCTGTCGACTTGCTCAGCTGAGGGCGAGCCTTGAGGCTCACCCCGCCTCAGCTAAGATCGCCGGCTGCGCCGTCAATCCGCCTTCTCCTCCTCTCATTTCCCTCCACTTCCACTCGAAAATAACTATTTCCACTCCAAAATCACCCTCCGATGATCAAAAACACCCCTTTTCCGACCCGATAAAACCACACCCCAAACAAAAAATACGCCCAATGCTGCCGATTTTCCCGCCAAAACACCAAAACTATATAAATAAATGCCCAGGCGCCTGAAAAAACGATAACCCCCGACAGACTACCTACCTAGGTAGTGACCTAGAGCAGCACAAAAATCTCTCATCAATCACTTTTTTTTCGGGCGCCTGGTCTCTTATTATTATTATTTTATGTACATTGCAGAAGAGAGAGAGAGAGAGAATGAAAGAAAAAAACCAAAATGAAAATTACTTCTATATAAAGTACTACCAACCTAGGTAGGTAGTCTTTCCCGGGGTATCGTTTTTTCCAGGCGCCTCCCTACCAATTTATATATAATGAACGAACAAAAACCAAAATACGCCAGATCCTGCCGATTTCAATTTTTACCCGCCGAAAATCATCATCAAAAATCCATCAAAAATGATTGCCGGGAGGTCAAAATGGAATAGAAACTCCTATTTTCGAGTGGAAACACATCAATTTTTGCACAGTCAGAAGGCGTTTGCTTTTCTCCGCTTTGGGTCTTTGCCCATCGCAAACTTTCTGTTTGTTCGCAAGGCAAAGTCTTTCCCGCAAGTCTATCGACTTGCTCGGCTGAGGGACCTAAAGATCCTCGCCTCATTTGAAGATACCATTATCTCTCATGTGCGCAAAAGCTAAACATATGAGGCAGAAGCAACCCGGTTCCCAGATCGACCGGATAACGATCCGCGGATTCCGCTCGATACGATCCTGCGATCTCCGGCTTCGCGACATCAATATTCTCATAGGAGCCAACGGCGCCGGTAAATCTAATTTCCTCTCGGTGTTCTGCATGATGGAACAGATATTTGCAAAACGTCTGCAGAACTATGTCACCTATAACGGAGGTCCCGACTCTCTTCTCTGGTTCGGCAGGCAGGAGACCGAGAAGATCAGTGTCGGCATATACTTCGGAAACAACGGATACGGTTTCGATCTCAAACCCACAAAAGATAATCGGATGATGTTCGAGGATGAATGGTTCTCCTGGAATCTCCTCAAGGAGAACCGGTCACTTGGATGCGGACACCTGGAATCTTTGTATGATGCCGGGACCGGAACATTCATCGACAAATATGTGCTGAAACATGTTCATCAGTGGGTTGTCTATCACTTCAATGAAACAGGCGATCATGCAAAAGTCAAGCATATCCATGCGATCAATGATAACATTTCCCTCAGACAGGATGCAGGCAATCTTGCCGCGTATCTCTATCTGATGAAACTGACCGCCCCGAACAATTACCAGAGGATCAGAAAAGTGATCCAGCTTGCTGCTCCCTTCTTCGAGGATTTCATCCTGCGGCCGAAACCCGAGAATCCGGATATGATCGAACTCGAATGGTGTTCTACCCATGGAAATACACTGTTCAAAGCCGCGGATCTCTCCGACGGAACGCTCAGGTTCATCTGCCTTGCAACGCTTCTTCTTCAGCCTGTCGAGAACATCCCGGAAACGGTGCTTCTTGAGGAGCCGGAACTTGGTCTTCACCCCTATGCCCTTTCATTGCTTGCGGCCCTGATCAAATCCGCCGGTCTCGTGAAACAGATCATCGTTTCTACGCAGTCGGCTCTTCTACTGAGTGAGTTCGAGTTGGAGGACATCATCGTTGTCGACTGGCGGGACGACGCCTCAATCTTCCGCAGACTTGAGGATGACGAGGAGCTCCAGAACTGGATCGCTCAGGATTATTCTCTGGGAGAACTTTGGGAGAAGAACATCTTTGGCGGGAGACCGCAGTAAGCATGGTCACCCTGTTCATATCCTGTGAAGGGTATACCGAAGAGGTTTTTATCAAACGCCTGATGGCAAAGGAACTGGCGCATCTGGGTGTCACTCTCATTCCCGTGATCGTGATGACTTCAAAGCGTAAGTCGGGGGCCGTGTGCAGAGGGGGCTGCTCTTCCTACGATAAGATCAGGAGGGATGTACTGAATCTTTGCAGACGACCGGGTTCCTATGTCACGTCAATGTATGATTTCTATAAGTTTCCGGCGATCCCGGGATACACGGTGTCCTACGATCTAGCCTCCCCTCTTGAGCGGGTGACCGAGATGGAAGCGGCGTTTGCAGAGGATATCGACCGGGAAAATTTTCATGCAAACATCCAGCTGCATGAGTTCGAGACCCTGTTGTTTTCCGATCCTTCAGCGTTTTCCGTTTGCGGGATGAGCAGAAAACAGGTGAGTAAACTCGCAGCTGTCCGCAGGGATTTTCTCCCCGAAGAAATAAACGGCGGGGAGATGACCGCGCCTTCTAAACGGATACTGCGGGTCAATCCCGGATATCAGAAACCTACCGACGGGCTGACGGTCGCACGTGAGATCGGGCTTGAGACGATGTGCACAGAGTGCCCGCATTTTGGAAAATGGGTCGCATGGATCAAAACGCTCCCCGAAACGGCAAAACAAACAGTACATGAAAGGTAAGATAAATGGAAAAAATCGATTATAAAAAAGCATTTCCCGATCTGTATAAGCCGAAGACGAGTCCTTCCGCGGTGGAAGTTCCTCCTATGACGTTCATTATGGTCGACGGAAAAGGAAACCCGAATGATTCCGACGGTGAGTATCCCGCGGCGGTCGAGCTGTTGTATGGTCTGTCTTATACGATAAAAATGAACAAAAAAGGGGAGAGTCGACCGCAAGGCTACTTTGAGTATGTCGTCCCTCCACTTGAAGGGCTGTGGAGTCTGGATGAGGGGGTCGACTTCAAAAACAAAGAGAAGTTCCTCTGGACGTCCATGATCCGCCAGCCGGAGTTCGTGACGGCGGAGGTGTTTGCCGGAGCATGCCGCATGGTCGAAGAAAAGAAGAAACTGGATACGTCAAAGGCGCGGCTCGAGATATTTTCCGAAGGTCTTTGTGTGCAGTGCATGCATATCGGCCCCTTCGATGAGGAACCTCTGACTTTGGAGAGTATGGACCAGTTCATTAGGGAAAATGGTCTGACCCCTGATCTTACCACTCGCCGGCATCATGAGATCTATCTCTCGGACCCTCGCAAAACCGATCCGGGCAAAATGAAAACCATCCTCCGCATTCCGGTAAAAAAAGCGTGAATGTTTATCCGGTTTCCCGGATGAACTGTTCCACTCTTCTGCGGATCTCTTCCGGAGAGAGGGGAATATTCGGCGATGCCGAATTTCCCGGGCGGATAAGGAGATGAACGAACGAAACACCCCGTGATACGGCGCTTGATATCTCTTGAAGGGATACGGCACGTTCGACCGAGGTGATCCCGGCCGCACGTGCGAGCATCCCGATATCTGCGGTTTCATACGCTGGACTGATCTGATTCCCGGTGCTTCCAAACGTCCCGTTGTCCAGCGCCATGATATGCAGATTCTCACATTTCTGTGCCGCGATCACCGGCAGAACTGCCGATCCGAGCAGACTTCCGTCCCCGTCGATCACATAGACTGGCGTTTTCGGTGAGGAAAACGCACAGCCAAGACCGATCGCGGACGTCTGCATATAACTGCCGAGCATGTAGAAGTTCCCTGCCCGGTCCTTTGCCGCATAGAGTTCCTTGGACGGAACTCCGATATTGGAGATGATGACCGCGTTTTCGGGAACCGCGGAGACGATTTTTTCTATCGCGTCAAGCCGTGTGAGTTCAGGTTCGGTGTATCCCGGCAGGAAAAATGTCCGGTCCGGAAGTGAACGTTTCGGATACGTAATGGGTGCATCCTGCTGGGGATCCCAGCAGGAAGGAAGGATCAGAGCAACATACGGCGTCTGCTGTGTAAACGCACCTCTGATGACCTCTCTGATCCCTTCCAGATCCGCTGCGGATCTGCAGATCCGATACGGGATGTTATACACATCCAGCAGTTTCGGCAGCGGAGCATTGAACGGGATCTGGGCACAGATCTTCTCGTCGCATACACCCCGCCAGCTTGCAAGGATCGGCAGAGGAAAGTGATACACGCAGGAAAGCGAGAGGAGTGCGTTGAGCATATTCCCAAGGCCCGAGCTCTGGATCGAGACGAGCGGACGTTTTCCGGCGAGAACTACGCCTGCCCCGATCCCGACCCCGTCCTCTTCACGTGCCAGGTCGATGACCGGGAACTCTGTTTTTAAAAGCGCGGTGAGACGCTTGTTTTTATCACACGGCAGAGAGGCGATCATGTCGATCCCTTCTTCGTGCATGATCCGAAGAACCGTTTCTTCGTTCATAA from Methanocorpusculum sp. harbors:
- a CDS encoding Yip1 family protein, which produces MHANEVRHYASPILVKSRQFFATLTSERLIVEGGPSPREFKVSSILSASPCKLETGEPGLKLIVSTPDGQKEMIWGFPVGNAFKIGEQEAWTDQITKVSGVKPFAEGGGEVAKPRTAVPPRIPAPELKIKTSIPAPDIPANSIRPDFVSGESVVIETAGVRVKRTFYTIYLTNIRLILQNTTGKIGREFAIAELMDAAAFETEEGEPAIALSVGSQTGAKQMVLSFPTESARSAWMQEIKAKLPVRQTLISAASEPTVVTCTGLFAPDAGERVILSTGGVRIKRNFITLHLTNTRMVIEGKAAILGEFSLNTLVRAIRLAGEVGEPGIALQIAGREGEKEMHLLFSGMPDREQWIQKLSEIIPEEDHSMYAPEQHQYTVTTVAQPTQRNSQDTYCPACGARNHVDDEVCALCGTLLHPPVESSRAPARREKRAKAERPAKRDRPERGEKREKVPYNGGAIGFITRPSDAFSYYLRETPRDALGMFLLSGALWAVLSVLMIAYVLPVVLRISITDFPIFSALQTDLMLLVLFVLVLYVIWIICVMIQALITGIVARVCEPEVRFSEIMAIVMRSTLSYPVIGWIPILGQFAAGIWSAVVTWKGLTAGQNMRAGQAAVAAFLGLIIVYMLLFAVGSI
- a CDS encoding HdeD family acid-resistance protein — protein: MTDNSCPMCGSTFGSLLAKGILMIILGILMMVFTLASLFASEILLAILLIFVGITLLTAGTTFFGQPKRTWWVVVLGILVIIFGILTLIFPVIMLVYAMYVLAAAALIGGLTDLALALMGKSAQVNRGLLAVSGILGIILGILFLINPVISAFTIIEIAGIFFFAFGIVAIIEAFMAKSAAV
- a CDS encoding AAA family ATPase, which produces MRQKQPGSQIDRITIRGFRSIRSCDLRLRDINILIGANGAGKSNFLSVFCMMEQIFAKRLQNYVTYNGGPDSLLWFGRQETEKISVGIYFGNNGYGFDLKPTKDNRMMFEDEWFSWNLLKENRSLGCGHLESLYDAGTGTFIDKYVLKHVHQWVVYHFNETGDHAKVKHIHAINDNISLRQDAGNLAAYLYLMKLTAPNNYQRIRKVIQLAAPFFEDFILRPKPENPDMIELEWCSTHGNTLFKAADLSDGTLRFICLATLLLQPVENIPETVLLEEPELGLHPYALSLLAALIKSAGLVKQIIVSTQSALLLSEFELEDIIVVDWRDDASIFRRLEDDEELQNWIAQDYSLGELWEKNIFGGRPQ
- a CDS encoding DUF4276 family protein encodes the protein MGEEHLWRETAVSMVTLFISCEGYTEEVFIKRLMAKELAHLGVTLIPVIVMTSKRKSGAVCRGGCSSYDKIRRDVLNLCRRPGSYVTSMYDFYKFPAIPGYTVSYDLASPLERVTEMEAAFAEDIDRENFHANIQLHEFETLLFSDPSAFSVCGMSRKQVSKLAAVRRDFLPEEINGGEMTAPSKRILRVNPGYQKPTDGLTVAREIGLETMCTECPHFGKWVAWIKTLPETAKQTVHER
- a CDS encoding GyrI-like domain-containing protein gives rise to the protein MEKIDYKKAFPDLYKPKTSPSAVEVPPMTFIMVDGKGNPNDSDGEYPAAVELLYGLSYTIKMNKKGESRPQGYFEYVVPPLEGLWSLDEGVDFKNKEKFLWTSMIRQPEFVTAEVFAGACRMVEEKKKLDTSKARLEIFSEGLCVQCMHIGPFDEEPLTLESMDQFIRENGLTPDLTTRRHHEIYLSDPRKTDPGKMKTILRIPVKKA
- the comE gene encoding sulfopyruvate decarboxylase subunit beta, with translation MNEETVLRIMHEEGIDMIASLPCDKNKRLTALLKTEFPVIDLAREEDGVGIGAGVVLAGKRPLVSIQSSGLGNMLNALLSLSCVYHFPLPILASWRGVCDEKICAQIPFNAPLPKLLDVYNIPYRICRSAADLEGIREVIRGAFTQQTPYVALILPSCWDPQQDAPITYPKRSLPDRTFFLPGYTEPELTRLDAIEKIVSAVPENAVIISNIGVPSKELYAAKDRAGNFYMLGSYMQTSAIGLGCAFSSPKTPVYVIDGDGSLLGSAVLPVIAAQKCENLHIMALDNGTFGSTGNQISPAYETADIGMLARAAGITSVERAVSLQEISSAVSRGVSFVHLLIRPGNSASPNIPLSPEEIRRRVEQFIRETG